In Salmo trutta chromosome 24, fSalTru1.1, whole genome shotgun sequence, the DNA window ATTACCTTACATCGAGCATACAGTACATCTATTGTATGCTTTGAAATGTTAAAGATGCAGGGATTGAAATAGTGAAATGCTTAAACATGGAGTGCTCTCAGTAAGATAATCACAAAAAGAAGACAATTTAGCAGTGGAAATATGTTTAATCAACAATTTTCATACAACATTTGAGGAAATTACATAGTCATGTTATCCATGATACGCCTCATGCTCATGAACCTCATGCCACCGCTCATGCCTCCCATTCCCATGCTCATCTCCCTGAAGTTCCTGTACTCTCCAGGCCTCATGTACATCTGCCTCCCTTTGTAATGGGGCTGCTCATACATCAGCCAGTGACCGTCCATCACGTTGCAAGACTGGCAGTCGGACATACGGTAACGATCCTGGATGGAGTCACAGTCGTCCATCATCTCGTGCATCTGACCTCCGAAGTTCTCCCTCTCATAGATCCTCATCCTGAAGTTTCCACGGTGCTGTTAGTGGGAAAGAACAGGTTTCATTGATCAGATACATTACATATAAACATTTGTAATATGAGAATTATATTTTCAGGAACAAGATTATTCTATTTTAAAGATGAAATATTTTCAACCTACCATGGGGATCATGCGGCTGGACCTGATGCAGTCGTTCATTCCCATCATACGCTGGTAGTCTGAGTACTCTCCCTTCCTCATGAAGTACTGGTTTCCCATGTAGTTGGGGCGATCGTAGACCATGAAGCAGCCACTCTCAACCCTGCAGGAGTGGCACCTGCTCAGGTGGGAGGACATGTCAGGGCAGTCCTGGCTGGTCTCATAGGAACGGCCCTGGAAGTTCTTGTCCTCGTAGAAGATGATCTGAAAATGAAAAAagaaatcatttgtaaaaattatTCCCAAAGAAAGAAATTGAAAGATATTGCGATTGTAATTGACTAAACCAGCCATTATTCAAGCATTAAACTTAAAACTGTAGGCTAAAACGCTGTGCCTACCTTGCCCATCATGGTTGCGGTTGTTTCTTTGAGCTGTGCTGTTTCTAAACTGATGTCCTGTCTGTGTTAACCCTTACTTTTATACCTGACCAAACCCAAAGAATCTGTGGGCCCCATTGTGTAAACCCCTGACCCAGCAACACTGTATAGAGGCCTATAGAGTGCTGAAGTGCTTTCGCTACATTTCCATGTGACTGGATCCCATGAAGACTTTAGAATGGGGGTTTTCATTGAGAAGTAAACACAACTGAGCTTTTGGAAGTAGTATACAATGGTCTGTTGTACATATTTCAGAACACACTAGGTATTTAGTGAAACATGTTCAGTAAAAGTGTTCTTTTGCTTGAGCTTGTTTTTATGCTATAGCCGTGACTTAATCCATAAATCTTTCCAAACAGCTTGAATTTTGGATTCATGGGTCGGTTGGTGACTGTGAATAGCTGTAAGTCATTTCGTACATATAATAAATGCAAAGAAATTATATTATCTTAataggtaagaaaatattttacAATCACATAGTTTAacgtatatatacactaccggtcaaaagttttagaacacctactcattcaagggtttttcttaatttttactattttctacattgtataataatagtgaagacatcaaaactatgaaataacacataaggaatcatgtagtaaacaaaaaagtgttaaacaaatcaaaatatatttaatatttgtcacgacttctaccgaaggtggctccccctcctgctcgggtggcgctcggcggtcgtcgtcaccggcctactagctgccactgattcccttttttcccccctttccgttattgtttgcacctgttctgtGTTGGGCTGATTTACTGGGCTATTTTAGCCAgcaggcccgcctgctctgtgtgagGGATTATTGCTCTGTATTTTTGGCTTGTGTTCACTCTATATGTGTTTAGGTGCTAGTGTGTGGTTTGCGCCAACATTTTTCTGttccctgtgtttggggcactttggttTTGTGTGCGCTCAGTATCGCtgtggggtggcttgtgtttcgccattgtgttcattaaaagccactaccctgtattctctgcttcctgcgcttgactcctcacccactacgcccaagccttacaatatttgagattcttcaaatagccaccctttgccttgatgacagctttgcacactcttggcattctctcaaccagattcatgaggtagtcacctggaatgcatttcaattaacaggtgtgccttgttaaaacttaatttgtggaatttctttccttctaactaggtttgagccaatcagttttgttgtgacaaggtatacagaagatagccctatttggtaaaagaccaagtccatattatgggaagaataacacaaataagcaaagagaaacgacagtccatcattactttaagacatgaaggtcagtcaatgcggaacatttcaagaactttgaaagtttcttcacgtgcagtcgcaaaaaccatcaagcgctatgatgaaactggccctcatgaggaccgccacaggaatggaagacccagagttacctctgctgcagaggatacgttcattagagttacaagcctcagaaattgcagaccaaataaatgcttcacagatcaTGTGTCTGtataagtaacagacacatctcaacatcaactgttcagaggagactgtgtgaataaggctttcatggtcaaattgctgcaaagaaaccattactaaaggacaccaataagaagaagagacttgcttgggccaagaaacatgagcaatggacattagacctccGGGTCTttgtgaatggatgatctccgcatgtgtatttcccacagtaaagcatggaggaggaggtgtgatggtgtgggggtgctttgctggtaacactgtctgagatttatttagaattcaaggtacacttaaccagcatggctacaacagcattctgcagcaatacaccatcccatctggtttgggtttagtgggactatcatttgtttttcaacaagtcaatgacccaacacacctccaggctgtgtaagggctattttaccaagaaggagagtgatggcgtgctgcatcagatgacctggcctccacaatcccctgacctcaaccaaattgagatgggatgggatgggatgagtcggaccgcagagtgaagaacaCTTTGCCagcaattgctcagcatatgtgggaactccttcaagactgttggaaaagcattccaggtgtagTACAAGAACCGTCAGTGacagtggccaccctcccttccctccctttagtttgggattatttttgttttggggttatttttgtgtctttgtgtgaggtgcatccggggtctgcacctttggtggggggtactgtcacgtcctgaccagtaaaggggtcatttgttattgtagtttggtcaggacgtggcaaggggtgtttgttttatgtggttcggggtttgttaggatatgttcttatgtaagaggggtgtttgttttatgtgttccggggtttttgggtattgttctatgttttgtatttctatgttttttctatgttgtgtatttctttgttggcctggtatggctctcaatcaggaacagctgtacatcatggttgctgattgggagtcatacttaggtagcccttttttcacctgtcttttgtgggaagttgtttttgcactgctgtgtttagcctgcaagactgtttgtcgttcgtttgttttcttgttttgttattaagtgtctcaataaaagtaaatatgagcactcaaccctctgcgccttggtctactccatacgacaaCCATTACAACATAGTAGAAGAGAGAtgtacttcagcttttatttatttcatcacattcccagtgggtcagaagtttacatacactttttatttaaaaaaaaaaaatgtatacactcacttcatatttggtagcattgcctttaaattgtttaacttgggtcaaacgttttgggtagccttccacaagcttcccacagtaagttgggtgaattttggcccattcctcctgacagagctggtgtaactgtgtcaggtttgtaggcctccttgctcgcacacgctttctcagttttgcccacaaatgttcaatgggattgaggtcagggcttgtgatggccgctccagtaccttgactttgttgttcttaagccattttgccacaactttggaagtatgcttggggtcattgtccatttggaagatcatttgcgaccaagctttgacttcctgactgatgtcttgagatgttgcttcaatatatccacataattttcctccctcatgatgccatctattttgtgaagtgcaccagtccctcctgcagcaaagcaaccccacaacataatgctgccacccccgtgcttcacggttgggatggtgttcatcggcttgcaagcctccccctttttcctctaaacataatgatggtcattatggccaaacagttctatttttgtttcatcagaccagaggacatttctccaaaaagtacgatccttgtccccatgtgcagttgcaaaccgtagtctggctttattatggcgttttggagcaatggcttcttccttgctgagtggactttcaggttatgtcgatataggactcgttttactctggatatagatacttttgtacctgtttcctccagcatcttcacaaggtccctgctgttgttctgagattgatttgcactttccccaccaaagtacgttcatctcaaggagacagaacgcatctacttccttagcggtatgacggctgcgtggtcctatggtgtttatacttgtgtactattgtcacaacatccacagaaggtggcgcctctcctcggtcgggcggcgctcggcggtcgtcgtcaccggcctactagctgccaccgatctgtgtttcagtgtctgttagttatgtctgttttgtgattgcacctgttttgtgtttgtcattagtggggggtatttagtctgtctgtgtttagctaggattcgtgcgggattgttctttgttacgtttggtgttacgtttattgtataggcagtagggttgccgggctgcgccccgtctgtttcttttgagcggagcttcgtttagtcattttgactgttatgctctcagccatatatggatcttgccattggagtattaaattaagtttgttccaacggacatcagtctcctgcgcttgactcactccttaaactgttcatcccgatcgtgacagaatcccgcaccacttatggagtcagcagggacAGAAACATTTTCAATGGAGGAACAAGTCTCCCAACATGCTCGCCCCCTCCAGCGACTGGGCACGGCAATGGACCAGGTGCTGACCCGATTGGAGAGCTGGGAGCGAGTCGCTCCATCAACCCCACCAGGACCGATtcatcaccctgcgcccctacctaATCCAACCGAACCCAGTACAAGCGGGATGCGGATCATggctcccagggagttcgatgggacggccgctgggtgcaaggggtttttgctccagttggacctgtacctggcgaccgtccggccctctccctccgatgaagagagggtgagcgtcctcgtctcatgcctcacgggtagagccctggaatgggccaacgccgtctgggaGGGCCCAGACTCAGCGAAGGACAACTACCCGGAGTTCgctcgccgcttccgggcggtattggatcatcccccggagggcaaggcggcgggcgagcgattatttcatctgaggcaggagacgaggagtgctcaggactttgcgctggagttccggactctagccgccggatcggggtggaatgagcgggccctgattgaccactacaggtgtagtctacgtgaggacgtccgccgggagctggcttgccgGGACCATACCACCACGCTGGATCAGTTGATTgatttgtccatcaggctggacaacctgttggctgcccggggacgttccgatCGGGGCCTATTCATTCCacctcccatccctcctgctccaacgcccatggagcttggagggactgctgctgggaggaccggaggggggggcctctcctgcacccactgtggccgtagaggacacactgcggaccggtgctggagaggttctcccgggaattcagatggcaggcggagcacccCATCGACctcccaggtgagtctgcaccagccacacccagagccccctgtcgaccacatgtatgtCGCTGTTttcttccctgagttttcccctcactcccagtataaggcactagtcgattcaggcgcagctgggagttttatggaccgaagtgttgctgataagttagggattcccctggttaaactggaccaacccttctccgtgcacgctttagatagtcgaccactagggtctggccaagtgagggaggtaacagtgccactggtcatggtaacgCAAGGGGGTCATGAGGAACGTATCAGCCTGTTTATTATTGATTCCCCggcatttccggtggtgctgggacttccctggctagcctctcacaatcctcagatttcatgggggcagagggctcttaaggggtggtcgagggagtgctcaggtaggtgtataggagtttccatcggtgcaaccacggtggagagtccagaccaagtctccactgtacacatcccctctgaatatgccgatttggctatcgccttcagtaaaacgaaggcgactcaattaccaccccatcgacagggggattgtgtgataaacctccaggctggcgcggcccttcctaaaagtcacgtgtatcctctgtcgcaggaggagacagtggctatggagacatacgtcactgaatccttgagacagggatacattcggccatctaaatcacccgtctcctcgagtttcttttttgtgaagaagaaggggggaggcctgcgcccgtgcattgattatagaggtctaaattctatcacagtggggttcagttacccactacctctcattgctacggccgtGGAGTCATTTCATGGCatttcaccaaactagatctcaggagcgcgtataacctggtgcgtatccgagatggagacgagtggaagactgcatttagtaccacatctggccattatgagtacctcgtcatgccgtatgggttaaagaatgctcccgccgtcttccaatcctttgtggacgaggttctcagGGACACGCTCGggcaggtggtggtggtgtacatcgatgacatcctgatctactcctccactcgcgccgcgcatgtggctctggtgcgtaaagtgcttgggcggctgctggagcatgacctatacgtcaaggctgagaaatgtgagttcttccaaCAAGCCGtttcttttctgggatatcgcatttccaccacaggggtggtgatggaagatGACCGCGTtatggctgtgcgtaattggccgacccctaccacggtaaaggaggtgcagcggttcttggggttcgccaattattaccggaggtttatccgaggttttggccaggtggcagctcccattacctcactgatgaaggggggtccggtgcaattgcggtggtcggcagaggcggacagagccttccgtcgtctgaaggttctgtttaccaatgctccggtgctggcgcatccggatccctctttgccattcatagtggaggtggacgcgtccgaggctggggtgggagctGTGCTTTCACAGCATTCGGGCGcccctccgaagctccgcccctgcacattcttttctaagaagctgagcccgacggagcgcaactatgatgtgggggacagggagttgttagctgtggtcaaggctttgacagtgtggagacattggcttgagggggcacgtcacccttttctcatctggaccgaccaccgtaacctggagtacatccgggcagcgaggagacttaatcctcgtcaagccaggtgggccatgttctttatgaggtttcagttcaccctttcatacattccgggttctcggaaccggaaggccgacgcactgtcacgtctctacgacaccgaggagcggaccatcgatcccgctcccatactcccggcttcctgtgtggtggcaccggtggtgtgggaggtggatgcggacatcgagcgggcgggtcggttcgaacccactccacctcaatgtcccgcgggtcGGAAGTTCGTTCCGCTGGGTGTTCGTGATCGCTTGATCCGAtgggcccacactctaccctcctcgggtcaccctggggtggaacggacagtgcgaggcctgaggggaaagtactggtggcccaccttggtagaggatgtaagacactatgtctcttcctgttcggtgt includes these proteins:
- the LOC115160921 gene encoding gamma-crystallin M3-like; amino-acid sequence: MMGKIIFYEDKNFQGRSYETSQDCPDMSSHLSRCHSCRVESGCFMVYDRPNYMGNQYFMRKGEYSDYQRMMGMNDCIRSSRMIPMHRGNFRMRIYERENFGGQMHEMMDDCDSIQDRYRMSDCQSCNVMDGHWLMYEQPHYKGRQMYMRPGEYRNFREMSMGMGGMSGGMRFMSMRRIMDNMTM